The proteins below come from a single Scatophagus argus isolate fScaArg1 chromosome 15, fScaArg1.pri, whole genome shotgun sequence genomic window:
- the LOC124072133 gene encoding tumor necrosis factor alpha-induced protein 2-like isoform X2, giving the protein MRLRSHSAETEGLSGRPAGGRRFNVRLPKIFGGQRRPSGQHADNTSTTDGHQSPHEEEPRKVNLTFEQMLEEQLFCEASQLLIKREERLFGEITEADALKRREEEADKLAADYRQLADLIVQALKLSLSPGEVSVEALTSAVKAINQEVVQDKQWKQRDRTQPAWRPSEWKKLHDDTLRSLVEQHMDNPSTPSAIEMEQSTILKDIHAMGRQLKEDLLLVVRTVKNCYPPEMNICNFYASLYHQNLSARLRKIAEFVLEDKDCTFLLRWVNEFYPEILQKPELAADIDGEALEKLLPKELLEPLEDQYLSKQEEELTTYIGRVLDEAKEKWSKGEEPTREDDCYASPLAYDIIQVVSGMVKSAERVVGDQHKAQSITCQLKDLMQSFKNFQNDIMKQSKANSGAFIKANLGCIKQFSDVLQQQSHLFPEDVRKTCLLILPDMKQSAHRYLLKPVHEALKPHYRKLGTNDWLNKPVFENLLAGIDQEVQDLQGSPDSCHQELIGQLHQEVTTEYVKRLLKGEIKLKDKKQQQEAYELMKDNAEHLCKLFDHLSSKEDWLKDVLTKIAEVLKLQDLPAIQMHIASLGTAFPDLSEKHVSALLKLKTNLSRADRKAVKATLSDTLRETSCVSARTFFSDVQVK; this is encoded by the exons TGAACCTGACATTTGAGCAAATGCTGGAGGAGCAACTGTTTTGTGAGGCCAGCCAGCTGCTGATAAAGAGAGAGGAGCGTCTGTTTGGGGAGATAACTGAGGCAGATGCACTCAAACGTCGTGAGGAAGAAGCAGACAAACTTGCTGCCGACTACAGACAGTTGGCAGACCTCATAGTGCAGGCTCTGAAGCTCTCTCTTTCCCCGGGAGAAGTCAGCGTGGAGGCTCTGACGTCTGCTGTGAAGGCCATCAACCAGGAGGTGGTCCAGGACAAGCAGTGGAAACAGAGGGATCGCACACAGCCGGCCTGGAGGCCCAGCGAGTGGAAGAAGCTCCATGACGACACACTTCGCAGCTTGGTGGAGCAGCACATGGATAACCCCTCGACGCCCTCGGCTATAGAGATGGAGCAGTCGACTATCCTGAAGGACATCCACGCTATGGGCAGGCAGCTGAAGGAGGACCTGCTGTTGGTGGTGAGAACAGTGAAGAACTGCTACCCGCCCGAGATGAACATCTGTAACTTTTACGCCAGCCTGTACCACCAAAACCTCAGCGCCAGACTCAGAAAGATTGCAGAGTTTGTTCTGGAGGACAAGGACTGTACTTTTCTCCTGCGCTGGGTGAACGAGTTTTATCCAGA AATCCTTCAGAAGCCGGAATTGGCCGCTGACATCGACGGTGAAGCGTTGGAAAAGCTGCTACCAAAGGAGTTACTGGAACCTCTGGAGGACCAGTACTTAAGCAAACAGgag GAGGAGCTGACGACTTACATCGGTCGCGTCCTGGACGAAGCGAAGGAGAAGTGGAGTAAGGGAGAGGAACCGACAAGAGAGGACGACTGCTACGCCAGTCCGTTGGCCTATGACATCATCCAG GTTGTCAGTGGGATGGTGAAGTCAGCTGAAAGGGTCGTGGGAGACCAGCACAAAGCCCAGAGCATCACGTGCCAGCTGAAAGACTTGATGCAGAG CTTCAAGAACTTCCAGAATGACATCATGAAGCAAAGCAAAGCGAACAGCGGGGCGTTCATCAAGGCGAATCTCGGCTGCATCAAACAGTTCAG TGacgtcctgcagcagcagagccatCTGTTCCCAGAGGATGTGCGGAAAACATGTCTGCTCATTCTGCCCGACATGAAGCAGTCTGCCCACAGATATTTATTAAAACCTGTGCACGAGGCCCTCAAG CCACATTACCGCAAGCTGGGAACCAACGACTGGCTGAATAAGCCCGTGTTTGAGAATCTGCTGGCCGGCATTGATCAAGAGGTTCAGGATCTTCAGGGTTCGCCTGACTCGTGTCACCAG GAGCTGATTGGCCAGCTGCACCAGGAAGTGACGACTGAGTACGTGAAGAGGCTCCTGAAAGGAGAGATCAAACTGAAGgacaagaagcagcagcaggaggcttATGAGCTCATGAAAGACAACGCGGAGCATTTGTGCAAGTTATTTGACCACTTG AGCTCGAAGGAGGACTGGCTGAAGGACGTCCTCACCAAGATTGCAGAAGTGCTGAAACTCCAAGACCTCCCAGCCATTCAGATGCACATAGCATCACTGGGAACTGCTTTCCCTGACCTCAG TGAGAAACACGTTTCAGCCCTCCTCAAGCTCAAGACCAACCTGTCCAGAGCGGACAGGAAAGCCGTCAAAGCCACTCTGTCGGATACTTTGAGGGAAACCAGCTGTGTCTCAGCGCGGACGTTTTTCTCCGACGTTCAGGTCAAATGA